The Treponema sp. Marseille-Q3903 genomic interval TGAAGGTTAGCGCTCAGTTTAACAAGTGCGTACGGCTGATTTTGTGAATATAAAATTCCTGAATTAAAATATTCTTTTTTGTCTTCGACAGTTTTGTACATGTTGAACTGCGCAGAAAGTGCGTTCCGATATTTTTCGATATATTTATCGTCAAACCCGTCTTTAAAAGAAATGCAGATTCTGTTGCAGAAGTTTGATGGATATCCCCAAGCATTTTTTAATACGTCGATATCCATATACGATGTATACATTCCAAACAAACTCGAATCACGAAAAATTCCTTTTACAATTAGAGGAACAGTGTTTATCTGGTACGAAGCTGTGCGCAGCATAAATGTTATTTCATCGCCGGCATGACATCCGAGCATCTGGGCAATCGGTTCGGAAAGAATTACCCCGTTAGTCCCCTTTATTTCTTTTGCGCTGCCTTCCGTATAGTTAAAACGGGCAAACAAATCTTTTTCCGTGTCAAAATCAACACCTTTGATTATGCGCTGACGAACGCCGGAACCTTCATAATAAAGCGCAGCGTATTCCGCATTTAAATCATAGCGAGGGCTTATGACAGTTTGGCTTGGGAAATATTTTTTTAATTCCTCTACGTTTGAAACAGGCTGGTCAACACCCCAACCGCCTAAAAACTGCAAATCCCCGCCATAATAGAGTTTTGCTTTATCCTCAAGCGCCCTCAGCATTCCATCGACTGTGTAAATGCAAAAAAGAG includes:
- a CDS encoding ABC transporter permease, yielding MKDSFKMGFRSIVYRKKQYLSLFLVCLFGTGISLFCIYTVDGMLRALEDKAKLYYGGDLQFLGGWGVDQPVSNVEELKKYFPSQTVISPRYDLNAEYAALYYEGSGVRQRIIKGVDFDTEKDLFARFNYTEGSAKEIKGTNGVILSEPIAQMLGCHAGDEITFMLRTASYQINTVPLIVKGIFRDSSLFGMYTSYMDIDVLKNAWGYPSNFCNRICISFKDGFDDKYIEKYRNALSAQFNMYKTVEDKKEYFNSGILYSQNQPYALVKLSANLQDLKVVIDAMKIIVAFVIVMLVIIIVAGISSTFRVIAMKRINEIGIYKAIGMRRFKIYSMLLTETMILVIAGCIAGFIFSILISFAISLFSFSFIPAFDIFLVNGHLHGIINIKSFLAVSSFIVVTTLAAVLFAVRNTVRVTPCEALAVTE